In Clostridia bacterium, a single genomic region encodes these proteins:
- a CDS encoding transposase encodes EAIPQTLTTTRGLGPVSAAGIIAEIGDISRFKDQAALAQYAGLTWTRYQSGDFDAEERRLTKTGNRYLRYYLVQAANSLRVHNEEYKAYYQAKYREASKHQHKRALVLTARKLVRLVFALLSKGQIYKGTVVD; translated from the coding sequence TAGAAGCCATACCCCAGACCCTGACCACCACGAGGGGACTGGGCCCGGTTTCGGCCGCCGGCATTATTGCCGAAATCGGCGATATCAGCCGTTTCAAAGATCAGGCTGCCTTGGCTCAGTACGCCGGCCTCACTTGGACCCGCTACCAGTCAGGCGACTTCGACGCCGAGGAACGCCGCTTGACCAAGACCGGCAACCGCTACCTGCGCTACTACCTGGTTCAGGCCGCTAACTCGTTGCGGGTGCACAACGAAGAATACAAGGCCTACTACCAGGCTAAGTACCGCGAGGCTAGCAAGCACCAGCATAAACGAGCGCTGGTGTTGACCGCCCGCAAACTGGTCAGACTGGTCTTTGCCCTGCTGAGCAAAGGCCAAATCTATAAGGGGACGGTGGTGGATTAG
- a CDS encoding type II toxin-antitoxin system VapC family toxin: MRASSRKKAEGICVLDAYSLLAFLEAEEGGEKVKELLETPGFRFYVSAVNLGEVYYILLRERGKEAAESVVDELRRAGSITVVDVTWERARAAAELKAPGGISYADCFAAALAAEKGAALVTGDREFRRVADRVRILWINRDKAERG, translated from the coding sequence ATGCGCGCGAGCTCAAGAAAGAAGGCTGAAGGGATCTGCGTCTTGGATGCCTACTCCTTGCTCGCCTTCCTGGAAGCGGAAGAAGGTGGGGAGAAGGTTAAGGAACTGCTTGAGACCCCGGGCTTCCGCTTTTACGTTAGCGCTGTTAACCTGGGCGAGGTGTATTACATCCTCCTGCGCGAGCGAGGGAAGGAAGCCGCCGAGTCGGTGGTAGATGAATTGCGCCGCGCAGGGTCAATCACCGTGGTAGACGTCACCTGGGAACGGGCCCGGGCCGCTGCAGAGCTGAAGGCCCCGGGCGGTATCTCCTACGCGGACTGCTTTGCCGCCGCCCTGGCGGCAGAGAAGGGCGCCGCCTTGGTTACCGGCGACCGGGAATTCCGGCGCGTAGCCGACCGGGTAAGAATCCTCTGGATCAACCGCGATAAGGCCGAAAGGGGCTGA
- a CDS encoding AbrB/MazE/SpoVT family DNA-binding domain-containing protein, which yields MTIVTVSSKGQIIIPAEIRKAHAIKRGDKFELRVSEGRLVLVPLQERPFVCLYGALKGDSGLVRALEEEHARELKKEG from the coding sequence ATGACCATAGTAACCGTGTCCTCAAAGGGGCAGATAATCATTCCCGCTGAAATCCGTAAGGCCCACGCCATTAAACGAGGAGACAAGTTTGAGCTCCGGGTGTCCGAGGGCAGGCTGGTGCTCGTGCCACTGCAGGAAAGGCCCTTTGTCTGTCTCTACGGCGCACTGAAAGGGGACTCCGGACTGGTCCGGGCGCTGGAGGAAGAGCATGCGCGCGAGCTCAAGAAAGAAGGCTGA
- a CDS encoding hydrogenase 3 maturation endopeptidase HyCI — protein MGGPAPHPGGRSRVRAAARFDLLLGVGSPWLGDDGVGPWLARRLRLPGWQAIDCGTAPENFTGRVRALAPRRLVVVDAAVMGLVPGSLRRLRPEDLAAAAVPGHRLPWPLLAGYLARLCSEFTVVAVQPLNLEPGAGLSRPVLRAARRLTRLLSGNRLDALPLYGPGGQGRGYDPRVR, from the coding sequence ATCCCGGCGGCCGGAGCCGGGTACGGGCTGCGGCCCGGTTCGACCTGCTGCTGGGCGTTGGCAGCCCCTGGCTGGGGGACGACGGGGTGGGGCCCTGGCTCGCCCGCCGGCTCAGGCTACCCGGCTGGCAGGCTATAGACTGCGGGACGGCGCCGGAAAACTTCACCGGCCGGGTACGCGCCCTGGCGCCCCGGCGGCTGGTGGTGGTGGACGCCGCGGTCATGGGCCTGGTGCCCGGCAGCCTCCGCCGTCTGCGTCCGGAAGATCTGGCCGCCGCGGCCGTACCCGGCCACCGCCTGCCCTGGCCCCTGCTGGCCGGCTATCTTGCCCGACTCTGCTCCGAGTTCACCGTGGTTGCGGTCCAGCCCCTTAACCTCGAGCCGGGCGCGGGCCTTTCCCGCCCGGTGCTGCGGGCGGCGCGGCGCCTCACCCGGCTCTTGAGCGGCAACCGCCTGGATGCGCTTCCCCTATACGGTCCCGGCGGTCAAGGCCGTGGGTACGATCCGCGTGTCCGTTGA